A window from Salvia miltiorrhiza cultivar Shanhuang (shh) chromosome 2, IMPLAD_Smil_shh, whole genome shotgun sequence encodes these proteins:
- the LOC131012640 gene encoding formin-like protein 3 isoform X2 yields the protein MGARFVAIFIVFICVFAAIDSDGKRELGENSFDSEVQVFDHHTAEQVWDYCSKKLKYSTEAAKNLGSGLSHSAVTTYSSVEFVSSLSVKRTIQKAIADLPPKERITILKCLRDRKFPLQVLNDEQRILLDECQNLFSGWAGIPRRYLRRKIGMRQVLQTASDSDSASPSSPTSEESESSDIDYPSPFDLDYPSPLDIDYPPVEMKKFTPMASQDSANDNRMYLVGAVIASSMAGIALAALVLFLCVNKDRREDEPKDVQRDDKPLLNFNGTDSPENNHPMGTPSSFNFKATSTVGSSVDAYSAASQAVSPLLDDNGEAYVKIPLPLPPGRAAAAAAAAAAAAAAAAGTGAGTTAAAGGSSMGIMGAGTAAAAGVEAGAAAGVVEGATESAAKAPAPPPPAPPAPPPPAVAPPPPPPVFGAPAPPPPPRGGRPPPNAPPGKPPALGPQHRRNSTNESVSSEDSVAPKAKLKPFFWDKVMASPDHSMVWHEIKAGSFQFDEEMMEALFGYAAADQKKHKRKESTSSESSSTPQFIQIIDAKKSQNLAILLKALNVTSEEVCDALIEGNELPSEFIQNLLKMAPTADEELKLRLYTGDLNLIGPAERFLKALIEIPFAFKRLESLLFVSTFQEDFTSVKQSLQTLEAACDELKNSRLFLKLLEAVLKTGNRMNDGTYRGGAQAFKLDTLLKLSDVKGTDGKTTLLHFVVHEIIRGEGVRAARRMREGGSLSSVMTEDLHEDPSHDTEEYYRSLGLQEVSGLCSGLLNVKKAAVIDREIISEYVTKLGQSRFKTKDFLENEMKSLDEESKFLETLTRFIDQCEADAAWLMEEEKRVMDLVKSTGDYFHGRAGRDDGGHLFVIVRDFLLMVDKACQDVKSSIKLPKTHRKDIFSPSLSPSPSQGSPPASETTHEMQSRLFPAMRARQLDDEFSSEDDT from the exons ATGGGCGCCAGATTTGtggccatttttattgtttttatctGTGTTTTTGCAGCGATTGATTCGGATGGAAAGAGGGAATTAGGGGAAAACTCTTTCGACAGCGAAGTTCAGGTTTTCGATCATCATACG GCCGAGCAAGTTTGGGATTATTGTAGTAAGAAGTTGAAATATAGCACCGAGGCTGCTAAGAACTTAGGTTCAGGTCTATCTCATTCAGCTGTTACAACATACAGTAGCGTCGAATTTGTTTCGAGTTTGTCAGTGAAAAGGACTATACAGAAGGCTATAGCTGATCTGCCTCCAAAGGAGAGGATAACAATTCTGAAATGCTTGAGAGACAGAAAATTCCCGTTGCAGGTCTTAAATGACGAGCAAAGGATTTTACTTGATGAATGCCAAAATCTGTTTTCTGGTTGGGCTGGTATTCCAAGAAGGTACCTGAGGCGTAAAATTGGCATGCGCCAAGTTTTACAAACTGCTTCAGACTCAGATTCTGCATCACCCTCTTCACCTACTTCAGAAGAATCAGAATCATCAGATATCGACTATCCTTCACCATTTGATCTCGACTACCCTTCACCATTAGATATCGACTACCCTCCAGTGGAAATGAAAAAATTTACACCTATGGCTTCACAAGACAGTGCTAATGATAACAGAATGTATCTTGTAGGTGCTGTGATTGCAAGTTCAATGGCAGGAATTGCTCTTGCAGCACTAGTCTTGTTTCTATGTGTAAATAAAGATAGGAGGGAAGATGAGCCGAAAGATGTGCAGAGAGACGACAAGCCTCTTCTCAACTTCAACGGTACTGACTCTCCAG AAAACAATCACCCGATGGGTACACCGAGTAGTTTTAATTTCAAGGCGACTTCGACTGTTGGCAGTTCAGTCGATGCTTACAGTGCTGCATCTCAAGCTGTATCTCCACTGCTAGATGATAATGGGGAGGCATATGTGAAAATCCCATTACCACTTCCTCCGGggagagcagcagcggcagctgctgcagccgctgctgctgctgcggctGCTGCTGGAACTGGAGCTGGAACAACAGCAGCAGCTGGTGGTTCTTCCATGGGGATAATGGGAGCAGGAACAGCAGCTGCAGCGGGAGTCGAGGCAGGAGCAGCAGCAGGGGTTGTGGAAGGAGCTACAGAATCAGCAGCAAAGGCAccagcaccaccaccacctgcACCACCAGCACCACCTCCACCAGCAGTGGCGCCACCTCCTCCTCCACCGGTATTCGGAGCTCCAGCTCCTCCACCGCCTCCTAGAGGCGGTCGTCCACCTCCTAATGCACCTCCTGGTAAACCCCCTGCGTTGGGACCCCAGCATCGACGTAATTCAACAAATGAGTCTGTATCTTCGGAAGACTCCGTAGCCCCCAAAGCCAAGTTAAAGCCATTCTTCTGGGACAAGGTTATGGCAAGCCCAGATCATTCAATGGTCTGGCATGAGATCAAAGCTGGCTCTTTTCA ATTTGATGAGGAGATGATGGAAGCTCTGTTTGGATATGCAGCAGCTGATCAGAAgaaacataaaagaaaagaatCAACTTCATCTGAATCTTCTTCTACCCCGCAGTTTATTCAGATTATCGATGCTAAAAAATCGCAGAACTTGGCAATTCTTCTAAAAGCATTGAATGTGACATCAGAAGAAGTCTGTGATGCCCTCATAGAAG GTAATGAGCTCCCATCAGAATTCATCCAAAATCTGTTGAAAATGGCACCAACGGCGGACGAAGAACTAAAGCTTAGGTTATATACTGGAGATCTTAATCTAATTGGCCCAGCTGAGAGATTTCTTAAGGCCTTGATTGAAATCCCATTTGCCTTTAAACGTTTGGAGTCATTGTTGTTCGTAAGCACGTTTCAGGAGGACTTCACTTCAGTCAAACAATCTTTACAAACTTTAGAG GCTGCGTGTGACGAGCTCAAAAACAGCAGACTCTTCCTGAAACTCTTGGAAGCTGTTCTGAAAACTGGCAACCGAATGAATGATGGCACCTACCGTGGTGGTGCTCAGGCATTCAAGCTCGACACGCTCTTGAAACTTTCGGATGTGAAAGGAACGGATGGGAAGACCACACTGCTGCATTTTGTTGTCCACGAAATTATTCGTGGGGAAGGAGTAAGAGCTGCTCGTAGAATGAGGGAGGGCGGGAGTTTGTCCAGTGTGATGACAGAAGATCTTCACGAGGATCCTTCCCACGACACGGAAGAGTACTACCGGAGCCTCGGCCTTCAAGAAGTGTCCGGCCTCTGCAGCGGCCTCTTGAACGTGAAAAAGGCAGCAGTGATTGACCGCGAGATCATAAGTGAGTACGTGACCAAACTCGGCCAGTCCCGTTTCAAGACTAAAGATTTTCTTGAGAATGAGATGAAGAGCTTGGATGAAGAAAGCAAGTTTCTTGAAACCCTCACTAGATTCATCGACCAGTGTGAGGCCGACGCTGCATGGCTCATGGAGGAGGAGAAGAGAGTGATGGACCTAGTGAAGAGCACTGGAGACTACTTCCACGGTAGGGCAGGCAGGGACGACGGGGGGCATCTCTTTGTGATCGTCCGTGACTTCTTATTAATGGTGGACAAGGCGTGCCAAGACGTGAAGAGCTCCATAAAACTGCCAAAGACGCACAGGAAAGACATCTTCTCACCATCATTATCACCTTCACCATCTCAAGGATCACCCCCGGCCTCCGAGACCACGCATGAGATGCAGTCGCGACTGTTTCCAGCAATGAGGGCGCGCCAACTTGACGATGAATTCAGCTCTGAAGATGATACCTAA
- the LOC131012640 gene encoding formin-like protein 3 isoform X3: MGARFVAIFIVFICVFAAIDSDGKRELGENSFDSEVQAEQVWDYCSKKLKYSTEAAKNLGSGLSHSAVTTYSSVEFVSSLSVKRTIQKAIADLPPKERITILKCLRDRKFPLQVLNDEQRILLDECQNLFSGWAGIPRRYLRRKIGMRQVLQTASDSDSASPSSPTSEESESSDIDYPSPFDLDYPSPLDIDYPPVEMKKFTPMASQDSANDNRMYLVGAVIASSMAGIALAALVLFLCVNKDRREDEPKDVQRDDKPLLNFNGTDSPGSTENNHPMGTPSSFNFKATSTVGSSVDAYSAASQAVSPLLDDNGEAYVKIPLPLPPGRAAAAAAAAAAAAAAAAGTGAGTTAAAGGSSMGIMGAGTAAAAGVEAGAAAGVVEGATESAAKAPAPPPPAPPAPPPPAVAPPPPPPVFGAPAPPPPPRGGRPPPNAPPGKPPALGPQHRRNSTNESVSSEDSVAPKAKLKPFFWDKVMASPDHSMVWHEIKAGSFQFDEEMMEALFGYAAADQKKHKRKESTSSESSSTPQFIQIIDAKKSQNLAILLKALNVTSEEVCDALIEGNELPSEFIQNLLKMAPTADEELKLRLYTGDLNLIGPAERFLKALIEIPFAFKRLESLLFVSTFQEDFTSVKQSLQTLEAACDELKNSRLFLKLLEAVLKTGNRMNDGTYRGGAQAFKLDTLLKLSDVKGTDGKTTLLHFVVHEIIRGEGVRAARRMREGGSLSSVMTEDLHEDPSHDTEEYYRSLGLQEVSGLCSGLLNVKKAAVIDREIISEYVTKLGQSRFKTKDFLENEMKSLDEESKFLETLTRFIDQCEADAAWLMEEEKRVMDLVKSTGDYFHGRAGRDDGGHLFVIVRDFLLMVDKACQDVKSSIKLPKTHRKDIFSPSLSPSPSQGSPPASETTHEMQSRLFPAMRARQLDDEFSSEDDT; encoded by the exons ATGGGCGCCAGATTTGtggccatttttattgtttttatctGTGTTTTTGCAGCGATTGATTCGGATGGAAAGAGGGAATTAGGGGAAAACTCTTTCGACAGCGAAGTTCAG GCCGAGCAAGTTTGGGATTATTGTAGTAAGAAGTTGAAATATAGCACCGAGGCTGCTAAGAACTTAGGTTCAGGTCTATCTCATTCAGCTGTTACAACATACAGTAGCGTCGAATTTGTTTCGAGTTTGTCAGTGAAAAGGACTATACAGAAGGCTATAGCTGATCTGCCTCCAAAGGAGAGGATAACAATTCTGAAATGCTTGAGAGACAGAAAATTCCCGTTGCAGGTCTTAAATGACGAGCAAAGGATTTTACTTGATGAATGCCAAAATCTGTTTTCTGGTTGGGCTGGTATTCCAAGAAGGTACCTGAGGCGTAAAATTGGCATGCGCCAAGTTTTACAAACTGCTTCAGACTCAGATTCTGCATCACCCTCTTCACCTACTTCAGAAGAATCAGAATCATCAGATATCGACTATCCTTCACCATTTGATCTCGACTACCCTTCACCATTAGATATCGACTACCCTCCAGTGGAAATGAAAAAATTTACACCTATGGCTTCACAAGACAGTGCTAATGATAACAGAATGTATCTTGTAGGTGCTGTGATTGCAAGTTCAATGGCAGGAATTGCTCTTGCAGCACTAGTCTTGTTTCTATGTGTAAATAAAGATAGGAGGGAAGATGAGCCGAAAGATGTGCAGAGAGACGACAAGCCTCTTCTCAACTTCAACGGTACTGACTCTCCAG GTTCTACAGAAAACAATCACCCGATGGGTACACCGAGTAGTTTTAATTTCAAGGCGACTTCGACTGTTGGCAGTTCAGTCGATGCTTACAGTGCTGCATCTCAAGCTGTATCTCCACTGCTAGATGATAATGGGGAGGCATATGTGAAAATCCCATTACCACTTCCTCCGGggagagcagcagcggcagctgctgcagccgctgctgctgctgcggctGCTGCTGGAACTGGAGCTGGAACAACAGCAGCAGCTGGTGGTTCTTCCATGGGGATAATGGGAGCAGGAACAGCAGCTGCAGCGGGAGTCGAGGCAGGAGCAGCAGCAGGGGTTGTGGAAGGAGCTACAGAATCAGCAGCAAAGGCAccagcaccaccaccacctgcACCACCAGCACCACCTCCACCAGCAGTGGCGCCACCTCCTCCTCCACCGGTATTCGGAGCTCCAGCTCCTCCACCGCCTCCTAGAGGCGGTCGTCCACCTCCTAATGCACCTCCTGGTAAACCCCCTGCGTTGGGACCCCAGCATCGACGTAATTCAACAAATGAGTCTGTATCTTCGGAAGACTCCGTAGCCCCCAAAGCCAAGTTAAAGCCATTCTTCTGGGACAAGGTTATGGCAAGCCCAGATCATTCAATGGTCTGGCATGAGATCAAAGCTGGCTCTTTTCA ATTTGATGAGGAGATGATGGAAGCTCTGTTTGGATATGCAGCAGCTGATCAGAAgaaacataaaagaaaagaatCAACTTCATCTGAATCTTCTTCTACCCCGCAGTTTATTCAGATTATCGATGCTAAAAAATCGCAGAACTTGGCAATTCTTCTAAAAGCATTGAATGTGACATCAGAAGAAGTCTGTGATGCCCTCATAGAAG GTAATGAGCTCCCATCAGAATTCATCCAAAATCTGTTGAAAATGGCACCAACGGCGGACGAAGAACTAAAGCTTAGGTTATATACTGGAGATCTTAATCTAATTGGCCCAGCTGAGAGATTTCTTAAGGCCTTGATTGAAATCCCATTTGCCTTTAAACGTTTGGAGTCATTGTTGTTCGTAAGCACGTTTCAGGAGGACTTCACTTCAGTCAAACAATCTTTACAAACTTTAGAG GCTGCGTGTGACGAGCTCAAAAACAGCAGACTCTTCCTGAAACTCTTGGAAGCTGTTCTGAAAACTGGCAACCGAATGAATGATGGCACCTACCGTGGTGGTGCTCAGGCATTCAAGCTCGACACGCTCTTGAAACTTTCGGATGTGAAAGGAACGGATGGGAAGACCACACTGCTGCATTTTGTTGTCCACGAAATTATTCGTGGGGAAGGAGTAAGAGCTGCTCGTAGAATGAGGGAGGGCGGGAGTTTGTCCAGTGTGATGACAGAAGATCTTCACGAGGATCCTTCCCACGACACGGAAGAGTACTACCGGAGCCTCGGCCTTCAAGAAGTGTCCGGCCTCTGCAGCGGCCTCTTGAACGTGAAAAAGGCAGCAGTGATTGACCGCGAGATCATAAGTGAGTACGTGACCAAACTCGGCCAGTCCCGTTTCAAGACTAAAGATTTTCTTGAGAATGAGATGAAGAGCTTGGATGAAGAAAGCAAGTTTCTTGAAACCCTCACTAGATTCATCGACCAGTGTGAGGCCGACGCTGCATGGCTCATGGAGGAGGAGAAGAGAGTGATGGACCTAGTGAAGAGCACTGGAGACTACTTCCACGGTAGGGCAGGCAGGGACGACGGGGGGCATCTCTTTGTGATCGTCCGTGACTTCTTATTAATGGTGGACAAGGCGTGCCAAGACGTGAAGAGCTCCATAAAACTGCCAAAGACGCACAGGAAAGACATCTTCTCACCATCATTATCACCTTCACCATCTCAAGGATCACCCCCGGCCTCCGAGACCACGCATGAGATGCAGTCGCGACTGTTTCCAGCAATGAGGGCGCGCCAACTTGACGATGAATTCAGCTCTGAAGATGATACCTAA
- the LOC131012639 gene encoding STOREKEEPER protein-like: MAPKSSFLSHQPSKDEDEREESSSGEEEEKEDESEPQSSSDDETEAGSSSEEAPNRRTLESLNSPISAAKSASRGNRLDSDADSDGSPSNYMLQPIRKGSVSSSKRSRDEIQEDLLRSYKSSRIEEKKSPSTPAGGGGGGGGLGCINRLWSNEDEIAVLNGMIEFKTAKGFDPNADMGAFHSFIKGKLKVDFSRDQLRTKITRMKKRFLNALKKGADPVFSKPHEDTAFVLSKRIWGKSENAKKKVEKDVVDEREAVERERDGEGEDFWSKYPNINASFDTMKANFPSLVAPVAGMSLLRERLSLIGNVKAKALDNKWKQLLVEESELSYKILMLMKEQVEMALDQ; the protein is encoded by the coding sequence ATGGCTCCCAAATCctcctttctctctcatcaGCCCTCCAAAGACGAAGACGAGAGAGAGGAATCATCCTccggtgaagaagaagaaaaagaagacgAATCAGAGCCGCAATCTTCCTCCGACGACGAAACGGAGGCGGGCTCCTCCTCCGAGGAAGCCCCAAATCGACGAACCCTAGAAAGTCTCAATTCCCCAATATCAGCTGCCAAATCGGCCTCGCGAGGTAACAGATTGGATTCCGACGCCGATTCCGACGGCTCCCCTTCCAATTACATGCTACAGCCGATCCGCAAGGGCTCCGTCTCCTCATCGAAGCGCAGCCGTGATGAGATTCAGGAGGATTTGTTGAGGAGCTATAAGAGCTCGAGAATTGAGGAGAAGAAATCTCCTTCCACTCCGGCGGGAggtggtgggggtgggggtgggctgGGGTGTATCAATAGGCTGTGGAGTAACGAGGATGAGATCGCCGTGCTAAATGGGATGATTGAATTCAAAACCGCCAAGGGTTTCGACCCGAACGCGGATATGGGGGCGTTTCACAGCTTCATCAAGGGGAAATTGAAGGTGGATTTCTCGAGGGATCAGCTGAGGACTAAGATTACAAGGATGAAGAAGAGGTTCTTGAATGCTTTGAAGAAGGGCGCGGACCCTGTCTTCTCGAAGCCTCACGAGGATACGGCATTCGTGCTCTCGAAGAGGATTTGGGGGAAAAGTGAGAATGCGAAGAAGAAGGTGGAGAAGGATGtggtggatgagagagaggctgTGGAGAGAGAAAGGGATGGCGAAGGAGAGGACTTTTGGTCCAAGTACCCGAACATTAATGCGTCCTTTGATACTATGAAGGCGAACTTCCCCTCCCTCGTTGCTCCCGTGGCTGGGATGAGTTTGTTGAGGGAGAGGTTGAGTTTGATCGGGAATGTGAAGGCCAAGGCATTGGATAATAAGTGGAAGCAGTTGCTTGTGGAGGAGAGTGAGCTGAGTTACAAGATTTTGATGTTGATGAAGGAACAGGTTGAAATGGCTTTGGATCAATGA
- the LOC131012640 gene encoding formin-like protein 3 isoform X1 yields the protein MGARFVAIFIVFICVFAAIDSDGKRELGENSFDSEVQVFDHHTAEQVWDYCSKKLKYSTEAAKNLGSGLSHSAVTTYSSVEFVSSLSVKRTIQKAIADLPPKERITILKCLRDRKFPLQVLNDEQRILLDECQNLFSGWAGIPRRYLRRKIGMRQVLQTASDSDSASPSSPTSEESESSDIDYPSPFDLDYPSPLDIDYPPVEMKKFTPMASQDSANDNRMYLVGAVIASSMAGIALAALVLFLCVNKDRREDEPKDVQRDDKPLLNFNGTDSPGSTENNHPMGTPSSFNFKATSTVGSSVDAYSAASQAVSPLLDDNGEAYVKIPLPLPPGRAAAAAAAAAAAAAAAAGTGAGTTAAAGGSSMGIMGAGTAAAAGVEAGAAAGVVEGATESAAKAPAPPPPAPPAPPPPAVAPPPPPPVFGAPAPPPPPRGGRPPPNAPPGKPPALGPQHRRNSTNESVSSEDSVAPKAKLKPFFWDKVMASPDHSMVWHEIKAGSFQFDEEMMEALFGYAAADQKKHKRKESTSSESSSTPQFIQIIDAKKSQNLAILLKALNVTSEEVCDALIEGNELPSEFIQNLLKMAPTADEELKLRLYTGDLNLIGPAERFLKALIEIPFAFKRLESLLFVSTFQEDFTSVKQSLQTLEAACDELKNSRLFLKLLEAVLKTGNRMNDGTYRGGAQAFKLDTLLKLSDVKGTDGKTTLLHFVVHEIIRGEGVRAARRMREGGSLSSVMTEDLHEDPSHDTEEYYRSLGLQEVSGLCSGLLNVKKAAVIDREIISEYVTKLGQSRFKTKDFLENEMKSLDEESKFLETLTRFIDQCEADAAWLMEEEKRVMDLVKSTGDYFHGRAGRDDGGHLFVIVRDFLLMVDKACQDVKSSIKLPKTHRKDIFSPSLSPSPSQGSPPASETTHEMQSRLFPAMRARQLDDEFSSEDDT from the exons ATGGGCGCCAGATTTGtggccatttttattgtttttatctGTGTTTTTGCAGCGATTGATTCGGATGGAAAGAGGGAATTAGGGGAAAACTCTTTCGACAGCGAAGTTCAGGTTTTCGATCATCATACG GCCGAGCAAGTTTGGGATTATTGTAGTAAGAAGTTGAAATATAGCACCGAGGCTGCTAAGAACTTAGGTTCAGGTCTATCTCATTCAGCTGTTACAACATACAGTAGCGTCGAATTTGTTTCGAGTTTGTCAGTGAAAAGGACTATACAGAAGGCTATAGCTGATCTGCCTCCAAAGGAGAGGATAACAATTCTGAAATGCTTGAGAGACAGAAAATTCCCGTTGCAGGTCTTAAATGACGAGCAAAGGATTTTACTTGATGAATGCCAAAATCTGTTTTCTGGTTGGGCTGGTATTCCAAGAAGGTACCTGAGGCGTAAAATTGGCATGCGCCAAGTTTTACAAACTGCTTCAGACTCAGATTCTGCATCACCCTCTTCACCTACTTCAGAAGAATCAGAATCATCAGATATCGACTATCCTTCACCATTTGATCTCGACTACCCTTCACCATTAGATATCGACTACCCTCCAGTGGAAATGAAAAAATTTACACCTATGGCTTCACAAGACAGTGCTAATGATAACAGAATGTATCTTGTAGGTGCTGTGATTGCAAGTTCAATGGCAGGAATTGCTCTTGCAGCACTAGTCTTGTTTCTATGTGTAAATAAAGATAGGAGGGAAGATGAGCCGAAAGATGTGCAGAGAGACGACAAGCCTCTTCTCAACTTCAACGGTACTGACTCTCCAG GTTCTACAGAAAACAATCACCCGATGGGTACACCGAGTAGTTTTAATTTCAAGGCGACTTCGACTGTTGGCAGTTCAGTCGATGCTTACAGTGCTGCATCTCAAGCTGTATCTCCACTGCTAGATGATAATGGGGAGGCATATGTGAAAATCCCATTACCACTTCCTCCGGggagagcagcagcggcagctgctgcagccgctgctgctgctgcggctGCTGCTGGAACTGGAGCTGGAACAACAGCAGCAGCTGGTGGTTCTTCCATGGGGATAATGGGAGCAGGAACAGCAGCTGCAGCGGGAGTCGAGGCAGGAGCAGCAGCAGGGGTTGTGGAAGGAGCTACAGAATCAGCAGCAAAGGCAccagcaccaccaccacctgcACCACCAGCACCACCTCCACCAGCAGTGGCGCCACCTCCTCCTCCACCGGTATTCGGAGCTCCAGCTCCTCCACCGCCTCCTAGAGGCGGTCGTCCACCTCCTAATGCACCTCCTGGTAAACCCCCTGCGTTGGGACCCCAGCATCGACGTAATTCAACAAATGAGTCTGTATCTTCGGAAGACTCCGTAGCCCCCAAAGCCAAGTTAAAGCCATTCTTCTGGGACAAGGTTATGGCAAGCCCAGATCATTCAATGGTCTGGCATGAGATCAAAGCTGGCTCTTTTCA ATTTGATGAGGAGATGATGGAAGCTCTGTTTGGATATGCAGCAGCTGATCAGAAgaaacataaaagaaaagaatCAACTTCATCTGAATCTTCTTCTACCCCGCAGTTTATTCAGATTATCGATGCTAAAAAATCGCAGAACTTGGCAATTCTTCTAAAAGCATTGAATGTGACATCAGAAGAAGTCTGTGATGCCCTCATAGAAG GTAATGAGCTCCCATCAGAATTCATCCAAAATCTGTTGAAAATGGCACCAACGGCGGACGAAGAACTAAAGCTTAGGTTATATACTGGAGATCTTAATCTAATTGGCCCAGCTGAGAGATTTCTTAAGGCCTTGATTGAAATCCCATTTGCCTTTAAACGTTTGGAGTCATTGTTGTTCGTAAGCACGTTTCAGGAGGACTTCACTTCAGTCAAACAATCTTTACAAACTTTAGAG GCTGCGTGTGACGAGCTCAAAAACAGCAGACTCTTCCTGAAACTCTTGGAAGCTGTTCTGAAAACTGGCAACCGAATGAATGATGGCACCTACCGTGGTGGTGCTCAGGCATTCAAGCTCGACACGCTCTTGAAACTTTCGGATGTGAAAGGAACGGATGGGAAGACCACACTGCTGCATTTTGTTGTCCACGAAATTATTCGTGGGGAAGGAGTAAGAGCTGCTCGTAGAATGAGGGAGGGCGGGAGTTTGTCCAGTGTGATGACAGAAGATCTTCACGAGGATCCTTCCCACGACACGGAAGAGTACTACCGGAGCCTCGGCCTTCAAGAAGTGTCCGGCCTCTGCAGCGGCCTCTTGAACGTGAAAAAGGCAGCAGTGATTGACCGCGAGATCATAAGTGAGTACGTGACCAAACTCGGCCAGTCCCGTTTCAAGACTAAAGATTTTCTTGAGAATGAGATGAAGAGCTTGGATGAAGAAAGCAAGTTTCTTGAAACCCTCACTAGATTCATCGACCAGTGTGAGGCCGACGCTGCATGGCTCATGGAGGAGGAGAAGAGAGTGATGGACCTAGTGAAGAGCACTGGAGACTACTTCCACGGTAGGGCAGGCAGGGACGACGGGGGGCATCTCTTTGTGATCGTCCGTGACTTCTTATTAATGGTGGACAAGGCGTGCCAAGACGTGAAGAGCTCCATAAAACTGCCAAAGACGCACAGGAAAGACATCTTCTCACCATCATTATCACCTTCACCATCTCAAGGATCACCCCCGGCCTCCGAGACCACGCATGAGATGCAGTCGCGACTGTTTCCAGCAATGAGGGCGCGCCAACTTGACGATGAATTCAGCTCTGAAGATGATACCTAA